A segment of the Pseudomonas serboccidentalis genome:
TCAGAGCCGCTAGCACGTGCATTAACCAAGCTCGGCCTGACTCCCACTCATTCCAGTAGCAGTAGTAGCAACTGAGCTCTTTCAATAAATACTCCCTCAGAACAAGCTCTTCCTTATTCTGCTTAAGCAAGAAGCGTAATTCTTTATTAATCGAAAGCAATGTCTCCGTATCCGAAGCTTGCAAGAAATCAGCTATGACTTGATCGGGAGTATCATGCTCTACCATCCAATCTTGATGGAAGTAAGATCCGAAAAAATCTTGAATTTCTGGGAATTCGTAATTCATAGTTCTGGAAATCCGGTTAATAAATAATATCCCAAAGGCAATGTTGGGTCTTTTTTTAGTACTAAAAGAATCTTCGACGCCGTTTGTGAATGGGGAGAGCCATTTAGCATACTTACTCCCACCGGTTGATTGAAATGATGGGTGATAGTGGTTTTGCTTCTACTGCTTGTTAAAAGTCTTCTCACTTTTTGCATGTTCAAACTTAATGCTTCCGATACCGCAGCCTCAGCTGCGGCACGATCTGAAAATGTAGACGCTGCTGGAATATTGGGTTCTGCTTTTAGTCTTTGGGCCAACTGCGAGTCAGTTCTTCCAATATGTTTGGCAATCAGGTGGCCGCCTTGAGCTTCATGCGTGGCCAATCCACCCCCAGGAACGATCTCACTATATGGCCCATCAGCCTGTATTGCTCCCGGACACGGGGTGCATGCCAACCCCAACGGATCCACCCACCCCGTCGGATTCGGCGTGTACTGGTATTGGTTTAGTCCTCCAGCCAGCTTCACCGGATCCGGCGTCAGATACCGCCCCAACCTCGGGTCGTAATACCGGTGCCGGTTGTAATGCAGCCCGCTCTCCGCATCGAAATATTGCCCCTGAAAGCGCAGTGGCTGGTCCAGGTCCTCGCCCGCCAGGGTGATCGCCGAGACCTTGCCATAGGCGTCGTACTGCGCCGACCAGACGATTTCACCGCTGTAGTCGGTGAGTTCCTGCGGGGTGCCGAGGTGGTCGAGTTGGTAGTAGAACGGGCAGGCTTTTTTCGGGCCTTTGCCGTCGAGCAAGGCCAGCGGCCGAAAGGTGCCGGGTTCGTAGACGTAGCTGCGGTGGTGGCTCTGGCTGCTTTCGGCGACGAGGTGGTCGCCTTGCCAGAAGAACTCGGTGCTCTGGCCGTCGATGGTTTTGCGGATGCGTCGGCCGAAGGCGTCGTACTGGTAGGACGCGGTGTTGCCGTCGGGGCGGGTCAGGCCGATCAGGCGGTGTTGGCAGTCGTAGCGGTATTCGGTGACCAAGAGGTGATCGCGGCCACGACGCTCGCGGATCAGGTTGCCGAAGGCGTCGTAGTCGTAATGACGGTCGCCCTGCATCAGCAGGCGGTTGCCCTTGATCCGGGTGGGGCCGGGCCGGTCCTGCATCAGCAGGTTGCCGGCCGGGTCGTGGGCGAAGGATTCCGGCAGTTCGTCGCGCGAGTGGCGCACACGGATCAGCCGGTCGAGGGCGTCGTAGGCGTAGGTGCGCTGGCCGTGGCGGGTGTCGGCAATGTGCTCGAGGTTGCCGTTGGCGCTGTAGGCATAATCGCGGCGATACAACGCTTCGTGCTGATGGCCTACCGCGTGAGCGAGTAAACGGCCCTGATCGTCGTAGGCATAATCGCTGCGCAGCAGGCCTTGTTGCCGTTGTTGTTCGCGACCGGACTGATAGACGTGGCTGGTCAGCCGCGCGCCATTAAGGTCGATGGCGGTCAGCGCGCCGCCCTTGGCGTAGTGGTAATCGAGCTTGCTGTTGTCCGGCAGACGCTGGCGTTTGAGCTGGCCGCAGGCGTCATACGCATAACGCAACGTGCCCCAGCCCTGATGTTCGGTGATCAACCGGTCCTGCCGGTCGTATTCGAACGCCAGTGGATGTTTCTGGCCGTCATCAACCCCGGTCAATCGGCCCAGACGGTCATAGCGATAAGCCACCTGAACCCCGTCGGGCAGGGTTTTCAGCAGCAGGCGCCCGGCCGCATCGCGCGCGTAAGCGGTGACCAGCGTCGAGCCGTCATCACCGAATTCGGTTTTTTCCAGCAGATGCCCGTTGCGGTCATAGGCGTAGGCGGTGCGCCGGCCGTCGAACCCGGTTTCCTGTCGGATCAGTCCGGTGGGCGTGTAGTCCAGTCGGTACTTTTCCCCGGACTCGTTCTCGATTTCTGTCAGCAGCAGTTGCGCATGGTCGTAGCGATACTGCACCCGGGTGCCGTCGGGATTGATCTTGCGCGAGACCAGGTGCAGGTCGTCGTCATACTCGTAACGGGTGATGCGCCCGAGTTCGTCACGCTCGGCAGTGACCTGGCCGTAAGCGCCGTAGCTGTAGGCGCGGGTGGCGCCGGTGGGCAACGTCGTCTGGAGCAGTCGGCCAACGGCGTCCCACTGCTGGCGGGTCATCGCGCCGTGTTCGTCGCAAGAGGTAATCCGTCGTCCCAGCGTGTCGTAGGAAAAACGCCGCACGCCACCGTCGGGCAGGGTTTCTTCGGTCAGTTGGCCGAGGTCGTTCCAGACCAACTGATGCCGACTGGTGTCCGGGTAACGGATCGACAGCAACTGCCCACGGGTGTCGTAGTAGTAATAGGTGACCAGCCCGTCGGGATCGACCGCCTCGGTGACATCCCCCTCGGCGTTGCGCCGAAACGTCCAGACCGCCTCGCCGCGGGAACGGCTGTGCAGGAAACCGTTGCGATACTCGTAGGACGTTGGCTCGTCTTCCGGCGGAAGCAGCGCGATCAGCCGTCCGACTTCGTCGTAGCGGTATTCGGTGACCGCCCCCAGCGGATCCTGCTCGGCGATCAACCGTCCGGCATCGCCATAGGCCTTGAGGTGCTCACCACCATCGGCCTCGACCTTGCGCACCAGCCGCGCCCGATCGTCGTGGACGTAGGTTTCTGCGCTGCCGTCGACGTAGTGCACCGCCACACTGCCGTCGTCGGCCCAGACGTAACGGCTGTCCATCTGCGAGAACGACGCCCAGTGCCGTACGCAACGCGCGGTTTTGCCGGCGCGCTCCCACTCCCAGAAGAAACTCGCCCCGCCCGTCAGTTGCCGCTGCAGGATGACGTGCTGATCGTCGTAGTCGTAATGCTCGCTGTCACCGACCGCATTGGTTGCTTCGAGCAGGCGCTGGCGGGCGTCGTAGCGGTAGCTGACGAGGGTCTGTTCGGTGTGCCAGTCGCTTTCGCGCCAAACCTGATAATCGACGCCGATCAGATGCGCCCGCTCGTAACGCAACCCCAGCGACCGACCCGCACCATTGTCCAAGCGAACAATGCGCTCCTGATGATCACGAGCAACCTGCAGGCGATTGCCATACGCATCACTGATCGCCGTCAGCCGCCCGGCGCGAAAGTGATAAAACCGCGCCGCGTTCCCCGCCAGCGCCAGGATCAATTCCTCCGGTTCATCCCCGAGAAAAATCGCCGCCCGCGACAAACTGTTGTGAATCGCCGGCCGCTGAACACTGGGCATGGGAAACCGTGTGCGGCGGTTCTCGTGGTCGACCCAGACCACCGCATCGCCATCGAAGACCAGCCGATGCGCCAGCGAATGGCTCCAGCCAAACCCCAGCCCGACATCGATCTCAACGGCGCTGGTGCGATACAGGCGGGTGAACTCGAACGGCAGCACCCCGTCGAGCGAACCATCGGTCAGGGTCAGCAGTTCTTCACCGGTGACCATCGACACCGGGCAGCCGTTGGTGCAGGTCAGCGGCACGCAATCGGCGCTGTCGCCGTTGGGGTTTTTTGCTTGATCGGGTGAGTCGTCGTGGGGTTTGTGCCGCTCCAT
Coding sequences within it:
- a CDS encoding contact-dependent growth inhibition system immunity protein; its protein translation is MNYEFPEIQDFFGSYFHQDWMVEHDTPDQVIADFLQASDTETLLSINKELRFLLKQNKEELVLREYLLKELSCYYCYWNEWESGRAWLMHVLAALNGGLEEID
- a CDS encoding RHS repeat-associated core domain-containing protein, giving the protein MFQTDRLLALNNSIGLLVVAALNPKHPDVETLIREFRLSLNHYEAWAEQFWTGTALDVEQVFRVGNDLHLSAPVKSRQPIQTSVVMCPASGPLTLVHMFEAARFVPIGNTPVMLEPVIADVDGVLSFGAPLRHTIGPSGILEVSDCDRGQRYRITFFPDVSTAHIQALYASYEGILDGLEGWLRDEWAGFQPQWTEFSGTGFGDRYRQLQQADWRGFEKALHDIWDDVKQLFALLADLQANSEKLLQYLTEVELEALLNASSEAIASGLLILSDEPLLFIHLAAFTSWLKMLPPQYLAEVVAEVRVELLISFLLMRITGGVGVPVKLSSKVLNKIKSPRARQWLAAAALRLAELPSTADLNKHAATLKPLMINARDVPMRPTPAIPLNIRQADSVVLTVPNPAPMARDKSRGTTRMERHKPHDDSPDQAKNPNGDSADCVPLTCTNGCPVSMVTGEELLTLTDGSLDGVLPFEFTRLYRTSAVEIDVGLGFGWSHSLAHRLVFDGDAVVWVDHENRRTRFPMPSVQRPAIHNSLSRAAIFLGDEPEELILALAGNAARFYHFRAGRLTAISDAYGNRLQVARDHQERIVRLDNGAGRSLGLRYERAHLIGVDYQVWRESDWHTEQTLVSYRYDARQRLLEATNAVGDSEHYDYDDQHVILQRQLTGGASFFWEWERAGKTARCVRHWASFSQMDSRYVWADDGSVAVHYVDGSAETYVHDDRARLVRKVEADGGEHLKAYGDAGRLIAEQDPLGAVTEYRYDEVGRLIALLPPEDEPTSYEYRNGFLHSRSRGEAVWTFRRNAEGDVTEAVDPDGLVTYYYYDTRGQLLSIRYPDTSRHQLVWNDLGQLTEETLPDGGVRRFSYDTLGRRITSCDEHGAMTRQQWDAVGRLLQTTLPTGATRAYSYGAYGQVTAERDELGRITRYEYDDDLHLVSRKINPDGTRVQYRYDHAQLLLTEIENESGEKYRLDYTPTGLIRQETGFDGRRTAYAYDRNGHLLEKTEFGDDGSTLVTAYARDAAGRLLLKTLPDGVQVAYRYDRLGRLTGVDDGQKHPLAFEYDRQDRLITEHQGWGTLRYAYDACGQLKRQRLPDNSKLDYHYAKGGALTAIDLNGARLTSHVYQSGREQQRQQGLLRSDYAYDDQGRLLAHAVGHQHEALYRRDYAYSANGNLEHIADTRHGQRTYAYDALDRLIRVRHSRDELPESFAHDPAGNLLMQDRPGPTRIKGNRLLMQGDRHYDYDAFGNLIRERRGRDHLLVTEYRYDCQHRLIGLTRPDGNTASYQYDAFGRRIRKTIDGQSTEFFWQGDHLVAESSQSHHRSYVYEPGTFRPLALLDGKGPKKACPFYYQLDHLGTPQELTDYSGEIVWSAQYDAYGKVSAITLAGEDLDQPLRFQGQYFDAESGLHYNRHRYYDPRLGRYLTPDPVKLAGGLNQYQYTPNPTGWVDPLGLACTPCPGAIQADGPYSEIVPGGGLATHEAQGGHLIAKHIGRTDSQLAQRLKAEPNIPAASTFSDRAAAEAAVSEALSLNMQKVRRLLTSSRSKTTITHHFNQPVGVSMLNGSPHSQTASKILLVLKKDPTLPLGYYLLTGFPEL